A stretch of Schistocerca americana isolate TAMUIC-IGC-003095 chromosome 3, iqSchAmer2.1, whole genome shotgun sequence DNA encodes these proteins:
- the LOC124607081 gene encoding cuticle protein 18.7-like: MKVLVLVCAVVGYAAARPGYLGLGLPYGLPYGVPGAVSAAGLPADTPEVAAAKSRILAIQAAEAARNAQGVPVVPAPAAASAAAAPGAGLAAYGPANIVIGPGGVPLDTPEVAAAKAAHAAAQAQAAAASAAAPAAPAVYAPGLLGLGLGVAGAAQVAPDGTLLTAQGVPLDTPAVAAGKIADAVAHLQAKAALFG, encoded by the exons aTGAAGGTCCTG GTGCTAGTGTGCGCTGTGGTGGGCTACGCCGCGGCCAGGCCCGGCTACCTGGGTCTGGGGCTGCCCTACGGCCTGCCCTACGGCGTCCCCGGCGCCGTGTCCGCCGCGGGGCTCCCTGCTGACACGCCGGAGGTGGCGGCCGCCAAGTCGCGCATCCTGGCCATCCAGGCTGCCGAGGCGGCGCGCAACGCCCAGGGAGTCCCCGTAGTTCCGGCGCCCGCCGCTGCGTCAGCCGCCGCTGCACCCGGCGCTGGCCTCGCAGCCTACGGACCGGCCAACATCGTCATTGGACCTGGTGGCGTTCCCCTGGACACCCCTGAG GTGGCCGCAGCGAAGGCGGCGCACGCGGCGGCGCAAGCGCAGgcggccgccgcctccgccgccgcccccgcggccCCCGCGGTGTACGCCCCCGGGCTGCTCGGCCTGGGCCTGGGCGtggccggcgccgcccaggtgGCGCCCGACGGCACTCTGCTGACGGCGCAGGGCGTGCCGCTGGACACCCCTGCGGTGGCCGCAGGCAAGATCGCCGACGCCGTGGCGCACCTGCAGGCCAAGGCGGCCCTCTTCGGCTGA